The following are encoded together in the Blautia obeum ATCC 29174 genome:
- the murA gene encoding UDP-N-acetylglucosamine 1-carboxyvinyltransferase, protein MDHLDEIHVIGGNCLKGSITVQGSKNTVLPIMAASLLQREICVLRGCPRILDVCYMEEILHILGVVTWWKGHDLYLDCSKVCGMEIASEYTGRMRCSVILLGALLGRNQRGVIGYPGGCVIGKRPIDLHLYALKSLGAIISEKNGKIQADCKKLKGQEINFPDRSVGATEQALLAAVLAEGETVLRNCAREPEITWLCRFLQKMGARIWHEKEGCIRVQGVTSLHGTEMLIPADRIVTGTYLCAAAASRGSVTVENAPEGEMEAFLEVYRKMGGQYEWKSGKLIANGAGIQFSVPFLETEAYPGFPTDLQSPLLAVLTTVPGISRIRENIFENRFKICSELTKMGAHIEVRGSEVKICGSRLKGCRLRAEELRGGAALVIAALAADGESVIEGVPFIRRGYEDICRDLRYLQAEIYMEDILSV, encoded by the coding sequence GTGGATCATTTGGATGAAATTCACGTGATTGGGGGAAACTGTCTTAAGGGCAGCATAACTGTGCAGGGATCAAAAAATACAGTACTTCCGATCATGGCTGCATCACTGCTTCAGAGGGAAATCTGTGTTCTGAGAGGCTGTCCGCGTATTCTTGATGTCTGTTATATGGAAGAAATCCTTCACATTCTGGGAGTCGTTACCTGGTGGAAGGGCCATGATCTGTATCTTGACTGCAGCAAAGTCTGTGGAATGGAAATTGCCTCGGAATATACAGGAAGAATGCGTTGTTCTGTGATTCTGCTGGGAGCACTTCTCGGCAGAAACCAAAGAGGTGTGATCGGTTATCCGGGTGGCTGCGTGATCGGAAAACGTCCGATAGATCTTCATCTGTATGCGCTGAAAAGTCTGGGTGCGATAATTTCAGAAAAAAACGGAAAAATTCAGGCAGATTGCAAAAAGCTGAAAGGGCAGGAGATAAATTTTCCTGACAGAAGTGTAGGGGCCACGGAACAGGCACTGCTTGCAGCTGTTCTGGCTGAAGGAGAGACCGTACTCAGAAATTGTGCAAGAGAACCTGAGATTACATGGCTTTGCAGATTTCTGCAAAAGATGGGAGCGCGGATCTGGCATGAGAAAGAAGGGTGCATCCGGGTTCAGGGAGTGACCTCTCTTCACGGGACAGAGATGCTAATACCGGCAGACCGGATCGTTACGGGAACATATCTTTGCGCGGCTGCAGCTTCGCGTGGATCAGTGACTGTGGAGAATGCACCTGAGGGAGAAATGGAGGCGTTCCTTGAAGTATATCGGAAAATGGGTGGACAATATGAATGGAAGAGTGGTAAACTAATAGCGAATGGAGCCGGAATACAATTTTCGGTTCCGTTTCTGGAAACAGAAGCTTATCCGGGATTCCCGACAGATCTTCAGTCACCACTGCTGGCAGTACTGACTACAGTTCCGGGAATAAGCCGCATAAGGGAGAATATATTTGAGAACCGGTTTAAGATATGCAGTGAACTTACAAAAATGGGGGCACACATAGAAGTTAGGGGAAGCGAAGTAAAGATCTGTGGAAGCAGACTAAAGGGATGCAGGCTGCGGGCAGAGGAACTGAGAGGTGGAGCAGCGCTAGTGATCGCGGCTCTTGCAGCAGATGGAGAATCTGTGATAGAGGGTGTTCCTTTTATCCGAAGAGGGTATGAAGACATTTGCAGAGATTTGAGGTACCTTCAGGCAGAAATCTATATGGAGGATATCTTATCGGTTTGA
- a CDS encoding cell division protein FtsQ/DivIB, which produces MRTSNYRKFKITKKQAKLVGGAAAVAVLAGIIFFFAFFHVSKVEVMESNHYTKEELKEMVLTGAFSSNSVLAPITCSKNNVQGVPYIEGYSVSRSGRNSIVISVREKSVVGCIPYLDSYVYFDRNGMFVEGDKTRDESVPYFEGIQVKKVVMNEKLPIKDAVLNTAVALSTIFAKNDLQPDYIQLEDDSTIDLIYGDIMVKLGKDKYLEDKMSRMVAILPQITGEKGILHMENITESSKTVTFEKEEEEVTAENWTGGYDENGDYTGDGEYDENGNYVGAKPKTALDYAKENWVGGYDEEGDYTGSGEYDENLNYVGSEPTQELLDSFGDWTGGYNESGGFDGVSEYDKDGNYVGPMPDNDGTSSGDTSEEDSEEDSSDTNTDSSDEDTESYSDEESDGWDQGDTDEESYE; this is translated from the coding sequence ATGAGAACATCCAATTACAGGAAATTTAAAATAACAAAAAAACAGGCGAAACTGGTCGGAGGAGCTGCTGCTGTTGCTGTTCTGGCCGGGATTATTTTTTTCTTTGCTTTTTTTCATGTGTCAAAGGTGGAAGTGATGGAAAGTAACCACTATACAAAAGAAGAACTGAAGGAAATGGTTCTTACAGGAGCTTTTTCTTCTAATTCTGTTCTGGCACCGATCACGTGTTCAAAAAATAATGTGCAGGGTGTGCCATATATTGAAGGATATTCCGTCAGCAGATCCGGTCGGAACTCGATCGTGATCAGTGTCCGTGAGAAAAGTGTAGTGGGTTGTATCCCATATCTTGACAGCTATGTGTATTTTGATCGAAATGGAATGTTTGTAGAAGGCGACAAGACCAGGGATGAGTCTGTCCCCTATTTTGAGGGTATTCAGGTAAAAAAAGTTGTTATGAATGAAAAACTTCCGATTAAGGATGCTGTTCTAAATACTGCGGTTGCACTTTCTACGATTTTTGCAAAAAATGATCTTCAGCCAGATTATATCCAGCTGGAGGATGATTCCACCATAGACCTTATTTATGGAGACATCATGGTAAAACTTGGAAAAGATAAATATCTGGAAGATAAAATGTCCAGAATGGTTGCGATTCTTCCACAGATTACGGGTGAGAAGGGGATCCTTCATATGGAGAATATCACAGAAAGTTCTAAAACAGTGACTTTTGAAAAAGAGGAAGAGGAAGTAACTGCAGAGAACTGGACCGGAGGTTATGATGAAAATGGTGATTATACCGGTGATGGTGAATACGATGAAAATGGCAATTATGTAGGAGCAAAACCAAAGACGGCACTTGATTATGCAAAAGAAAACTGGGTAGGCGGTTATGACGAAGAAGGCGATTATACAGGTTCCGGTGAATATGATGAAAATCTGAACTATGTTGGATCGGAGCCGACGCAGGAACTTCTGGATAGCTTTGGAGACTGGACAGGCGGATATAATGAATCCGGTGGCTTTGACGGTGTCAGCGAGTATGACAAAGATGGCAACTACGTGGGACCTATGCCGGATAATGACGGCACTTCTTCAGGTGATACTTCGGAGGAAGATTCAGAAGAAGACAGTTCTGATACGAATACAGATTCCTCGGATGAAGATACTGAGAGCTACAGTGATGAAGAGTCGGATGGCTGGGATCAGGGAGATACAGATGAGGAATCTTATGAGTGA